In one window of Temnothorax longispinosus isolate EJ_2023e chromosome 9, Tlon_JGU_v1, whole genome shotgun sequence DNA:
- the Fd102c gene encoding uncharacterized protein Fd102c, with amino-acid sequence MCSNESPPPAKEPLAVGLGNPMAGFLPGLEHYRLHLYHYAMAERLRLAQQMQHPGVAHPPSGAPTAHLGIGPGFPAPLPLYPAAAAAAGYPGRLALSMALLHPHHQRIPEEPKPQHSYIGLIAMAILSSPEKKLVLSDIYQHILEHYPYFRTRGPGWRNSIRHNLSLNDCFVKSGRSANGKGHYWAIHPANLEDFRRGDFRRRKAQRKVRRHMGLAVDEEPDSPSPPPLPATPPPPTALGPSVTSQPISAIWAPHHHHQQQQQQQQQQQNPFQSQSLRQSSFQPRKRQFDVASLLAPDDQQHQIEADVLGPTKSRRFSCSEDELHDLPEADQDDEDVDVDVVADANALPSPSTPPSVSPDMPKVVSPAAHWNHQSVQSGGQQQQQQQQQQQQQQQLSAVHLHNHLHVRNYYIPANSAGGSSV; translated from the coding sequence ATGTGCAGCAACGAGAGTCCGCCGCCGGCAAAGGAGCCGCTGGCCGTTGGTCTGGGTAACCCGATGGCCGGGTTTCTACCGGGTCTGGAACATTATCGGCTGCACCTGTACCATTACGCGATGGCGGAACGGTTGCGGCTGGCGCAGCAAATGCAGCATCCCGGCGTGGCTCATCCGCCCTCGGGGGCACCGACGGCTCACCTGGGCATAGGCCCGGGATTCCCGGCGCCGCTGCCGTTGTACCCGGCGGCCGCCGCGGCGGCCGGCTATCCTGGCCGACTGGCGCTATCCATGGCGCTGTTACATCCGCATCACCAACGGATACCCGAGGAACCTAAACCCCAACATAGTTACATCGGCTTGATCGCCATGGCGATACTGTCGTCGCCGGAGAAGAAGCTCGTGCTGTCCGACATTTATCAGCACATCCTGGAGCATTATCCGTACTTCCGCACCCGCGGGCCTGGCTGGCGCAATTCCATCCGACACAATCTCTCGCTGAACGACTGCTTCGTCAAGTCCGGCAGGAGCGCCAACGGCAAGGGTCACTACTGGGCGATCCATCCGGCGAACCTGGAGGACTTCCGGCGCGGCGATTTCCGTCGGCGCAAAGCCCAGCGAAAGGTGCGTCGACACATGGGCCTGGCGGTGGACGAGGAACCGGATAGTCCTAGTCCGCCGCCCTTACCCGCCACCCCGCCGCCCCCGACGGCGCTCGGTCCTTCGGTGACCTCGCAACCGATATCCGCGATATGGGCGCCGCATCATCACCatcaacaacagcagcagcaacagcaacaacaacagaATCCCTTCCAGAGCCAATCCCTTCGACAATCGTCCTTCCAGCCGAGGAAGCGACAGTTCGACGTGGCGTCTCTCTTGGCGCCGGACGACCAGCAGCATCAGATCGAGGCGGACGTTCTAGGACCGACCAAGTCGCGCAGGTTCAGCTGCAGCGAGGACGAGCTGCACGATCTGCCGGAGGCCGATCAGGACGACGAGGATGTCGATGTCGACGTGGTCGCCGACGCGAACGCCTTACCGTCGCCGAGCACGCCGCCGTCGGTCAGTCCGGATATGCCCAAGGTCGTGTCTCCGGCCGCTCATTGGAACCATCAAAGTGTACAAAGCGGCGgtcaacagcagcagcagcagcagcaacaacaacagcaacagcagcaactaTCGGCTGTACACCTTCACAATCACCTGCATGTCAGGAATTACTACATCCCGGCTAACTCCGCCGGCGGGTCCAGCGTCTAA